A region of the Carya illinoinensis cultivar Pawnee chromosome 16, C.illinoinensisPawnee_v1, whole genome shotgun sequence genome:
TGTGGGGGAGGGTGGCGGTGAGCAGGGGGTAGGATTGGAGGTGAGTGGTTGTTGGCCAGTGGGACAGAGGATGGGCTAGGCGGTGATGCCATATGGCAGTGCATGGCGGTGGGCTCGAGGAAGAAACGTATGGAGAGGAAAACAAGGGAGGGGGTGGTCGCATGGGCCGGGAGGtaggggaggaaaaagaagagaagaaaaaagtagaaagggaaaaagaaaataaaggaaaaaaaattgagatccAGCTTTTCAACTCGATCTCAAAACTGATCAATCGGAAAGAATTTAAAACACTAGTTCAATTGatttaaaaagaatagataattaagaagacaattaaaaacacaacttagtaaaataaaatagtaaaatctaacagtaaaataatttgaaataaatggccaataaataatatactataattaataataataaaagtacaATAACATAAATTATACAACTTCAACAGTAATAACCATaaaaactataataataataataataataataataattaatttaaaataaaataatcaataaataattagcataaatacttaaaaatacaaggaaaaaaagatgTCAGAGTAGTAGTATTATTATGCATATAAAGTAACATATAAAAGAATCTGGCTGGCTAATAACCATTCGAAATTGAGAGATAGGCCACCGTTATTCATAGGGAAAATGCTAGAAGCTACCGttcccagtttttttttttttgttttaataatcaagtaaaaattttttaatattattatgattttttttatatttgtttaaatatttaaaaatattaaaaaaataatataaaaaaaaacacaaaaaaaaaaaaaaaaaaaaattagcctaGCGGGAGCTCCAAGCTGGAGCCCCATCGGTGGCCGTAGCACTCCCCTATTCGTAGTTAGTTGCACCAGCAATTCCAATTTCCAAGAGTGGAATGCCTGATTTAACAACTTAAAAGTGTACCATGAGAACGCAAGCATTTTATATACCGATCGATTAACAAGATATGCCAGTGCTGCTAACTTATTCTTAGTGTAATggttttcaaataatattatttattagattatgtatatatttagaattgtggtaaaaaatataattttatatttttttatattttttaactcataGCTTAAGGGCCTGTTTGGAGTTACTTTAGAAGTCCTAAAAAGTActttaaataactttaaaagttatttaatatagaaattaagttatttgagtattatatattaaaataatttttaatctcaaataatttaaaatgcacgtttgaagaaaaatataattttaatattttttcttaaacctGATTTTTTAGATAATGAAGAAcacaatttgaattttaaaaagactgtcaatacacaatgaacaaaaatacttatacaaatttcaaataattataattttcaaacttttaaaaatatggtcataatttttaaaaattcaaataatcgccatttctatttctaaaaatactttttaaatttatttctaaaaaaatataaatttttaatagtagaatttattatttaagttataaactGTAAGTTTTAGAGCCTATTTGGGATtgagtttgaaaggttaaaaaatacttttaattgtttaaaacctcttttaaagaaaaaatgatatgcttggtaaatttattaaaagtactttaatcatctaaaaaaattgaaaatctactttttaaaaaaataccaaattgaaacttttatcGAAAAGCTCTTGCAGAtaattgtatattttaaaaaaattaatataactaactttaaaagtGCTTTAGATACatggttaccaaacagtaaatgattttttaatagtagagcttgttatttaagttaaaagttataagttctaaagttataagttatattttctacCGCAATCCCCAACAAGCACTTAAAGctataaactatttttttttacaataattcaaaatacgtactaaaaaataatctaatatataacaccaaaacaaccaaatttttcattaaaataattttaaaactatttaaacacATTTTAAGATTGTTAACACAACTTCAAATAGaccctatatattatatattttaattttttttaaagaaatatatattataattaaaaagaataattttactcTTCCTCTCGATTTTGATTCGGAGGTTCTGATTGTAGGATACACGTATGCAAGACGTGGCTCCGGCGCAGTTGATGAGGCCAAacgaaaaattattaaaattactaAACTGGGAAACACATGGGAAACCCGAATCAAAATCCAGACTCCAGGGTACCGTAAAGGTATAAAGAGGTGGATGGAGGACCCACCGCCTGCCATTGAAGGCCTTGATGGTTGCCAAACAGGCTCTTCCACGTATTTCTCCACGTGCTGCAATTCTGAGCCTCTGTTATCCCCACGTGCTCAAATTCCGCCCCCCCTCCCAACGTTCCTATTTCTGTCATTTCCCTTAATTTCCACCCCCCTGCTGctgcttcttcctcttcctcctctgcTTTATCTCTCTGCAACTCAgtctctcgttctctctctgTGTGACATGGATTTTCCTAGACTTCTTGTGTCACTCTTAATTTCTAACGTATTTTTCAGCGTGCTGTTCTTCCCATTCGCGGAGCCGATTCCGAGCGCCGACGAAGATCGGTCAATCATCAATCCGAGCTGCTGTCTCGGTCCAAAGCCTTCTTCTGCTGTTCGAAAGAACTGGACCTGCCGATCCGTCACTCCCGCCTCTCCTCCGATTACGGATTCGGGTTGCGCGGTATGGAGCGAGGCATGCTCGGAGGCGGTCTTGGGATTGGCGAGTGGGCCGGAGACGGTGGAGTTGGTCAGGAACATCAGGAGGAAGATCCACGCGAACCCGGAGCTCGCCTTCGAAGAGTTCGAGACCAGCAAATTGATCCGAGACGAGTTGGACCGAATGGAGATTAGCTACAAGTATCCTTTAGCGACGACCGGTATTCGGGCTTGGATCGGAACCGGCGGTCCGCCCTTTGTGGCGATCAGAGCTGACATGGACGCACTCCCTATTCAGGTTCCTTTATACTTAACTTGATCGCTTTTAAGTAGGGAATAATTTTGGGTTTcataacttttcttttttatatctttccatttttttgaCTTTTTAGAGTCTCGTTGTTGATCATCATTtgagttttattcttttttcaaaaataagtaattttcttatgttatttgttatagattttcttagttgtgtcaaaattcaaattcatttgagttaatatgtcgTAATTTTCATTTGGCATATCatttcttatgttttttttattcgtATCGGTGTTTGGAAATCGAGAATGCAAAGACACTGGATAAGAAATGCCATCCAATTACTTGTTCTCAAGAAATAGTTCAAATTCAAAGCAAAACTTGTACTCTCtaatagaaaagaagaaaaaaaaaaagcaaaacttGTACTACCAAAACAGCTTTGATATTCTtttcaactttattttttttgggcaGTCATTTCTTATGATTTTttgaactcttttttttttttttttttttttttcaatttttttttttttttttaactgagaATTTTGGGTCAGCAtgaaataaagaataattttttatagaagggggggaataattaaaaatattttggttgTAGGAAGCTGTAGAGTGGGAGCACAAAAGCAAAGTTGCAGGCAAAATGCACGCTTGTGGACACGATGCACACGTTGCCATGCTTATCGGCGCTGCCAAGATCTTGAAGACTCGTGAGCATTTTTTGAAGGTTTGACCTCTGCCACGCttaatttcaactttttttttttttttactcacatTAAATTCACCTACTTTTATCaactagatatttttttttagaattgaattaaattttcttattcactttctttttataattttaaaaaacatatatacataaagtGAATcttaatgtatttaatataaaaaatcgatGTTGTCCACAGTCCTACTAGTTTACTTGTAAAAAAGATGAGATTCACACAAAAGaaattgaggtttttttttttatttttttttattgtttttgttgGGTGGGTTGAATCGGTTGCTCAGGAGCCCTGTAATTTAACTGGCTGACCTCGACCCTACCAGTTTGAAGTAGGTAATTATCTAACCAAATGTAAAGGGGAAGGGACACTATGGGTTGGTTGGTGCACTAACTTTTTGAGGGTTAAATGCGTGTGGACAACATTGGATCCACACAAAAGAATAGGATGATGGGTTAGATGGGTATGTAAAGGACAGTAAAGGGATTGATGCTTAGACAATATTCTCGGAAATGGGTGATGTTTTCGGGCTTTGCATATTTTTAATGAGGTGGTATAATACATTGAATTATAAGTGCAAAGTTTTCATATACCCATTGTCTTTTTTCCGTGGATGTGAAGCCATTAATTCAATCCTTCTGCTTATGATGATATAGCTGAATTTAATTCCAGCATGCACGTGGTGGCATCTTTATGTTTGAAGTAGGACCATGCTGCTCAATATCCCACCAATTTACCTTCATTTGACTGCtacatgtttttcttttcttttttatttctctttttccttttaagttGTTCACGTATAAAAATCGGATtgagagggggaaaaaaaaaagacttcaattaaaaaaaataaaaaaatggaatgGTCAAATGGTTGTAAAACGAGTTGGTAGATGGTTAAATAAgtcatatatgtatgtacatatgtaTTTGACCTTATCCGAGTAGATGCAAGACAAAAAGAAAGTATTTATAACTCTATGAGACTAGAAGGAAACCCA
Encoded here:
- the LOC122299077 gene encoding IAA-amino acid hydrolase ILR1-like 6, with the translated sequence MEDPPPAIEGLDGCQTGSSTYFSTCCNSEPLLSPRAQIPPPLPTFLFLSFPLISTPLLLLLPLPPLLYLSATQSLVLSLCDMDFPRLLVSLLISNVFFSVLFFPFAEPIPSADEDRSIINPSCCLGPKPSSAVRKNWTCRSVTPASPPITDSGCAVWSEACSEAVLGLASGPETVELVRNIRRKIHANPELAFEEFETSKLIRDELDRMEISYKYPLATTGIRAWIGTGGPPFVAIRADMDALPIQEAVEWEHKSKVAGKMHACGHDAHVAMLIGAAKILKTREHFLKGTVVLLFQPAEEAGNGAKRMIGDGALENVEAIFAVHVSHMHPTGIIGSRPGALLAGCGFFRAVISGQRGRAGNPHHSVDPILAASAAVISLQGIVSREANPMDSQVVSVTSFNGGDNLDMIPDTVVLGGTFRAFSNTSFYSLLQRIKEVIVEQASVFRCSAMVDFFEKESTIYPPTVNDEKMYEHVRKVAIDLVGPTNFRVVPPMMGAEDFSFYSQVVPAAFFYVGIRNETLGSIHTGHSPYFIIDEDVLPLGAAAHATIAERYLNEHG